A region from the Clostridium beijerinckii genome encodes:
- a CDS encoding phosphoenolpyruvate synthase, translating into MNSYVLSFQEIDKTMLSMIGGKGANLGELSKALGILVPDGFCVTTKAYKKITGNNQELNGLLAELSHLRVEDREKVCEVSKKIRMVIERIFISKDIAEEIEIFLTKFGEKDAYAVRSSATAEDLPTASFAGQQDTYLNIIGREAILKHISKCWASLFTERAVTYRIQNGFDHRKVQLSVVVQKMVFPDVSGILFTADPVTSNRKVLSIDASFGLGEALVSGLVNADNYEVRNGKIINKKISAKKLAIYALKKGGTKTQEIEVEMQNMQALTDEQILSLTHMGRKIEEHFGTPQDIEWCLAHDTFYIVQSRPITTLYPIIETNDEEDHVYLSVGHQQMMTDPLKPLGMSVFQLTSFGPRVKAGGRLFIDVTHMLASSDSREALLNNMGQHDPLMKDALMAIINRGFIKLLPSDKQEQKDRKNNKNVSPADTQVQIENDQTIVSDLIKKSQTSIEELKQKIQTKSGLDLFDFILEDIQELKKILFDPQSTAVFMAAINASAWINEKMNEWLGEKNAADILSQSVSNNITSEMGLELLNVADVIRPYPEVIDYLQNAKDDNFLENIVKFDGGQEIKDAICSYLNKYGMRCSGEIDITKTRWSEKPAILVPMILSNIKNFKPNAGNRKFEQGKQEALKKEQELLERLKQLPDGEQKAKETKRMIDIIRNFIGYREYPKYGMVSRYFVYKQALMEEAKQLVKLGVIHDEEDIYYLTFEELHEVVRTKKLDYQIISKDKEEHKLYEKLTPPRVITSDGEALSGEYKREDIPAGAMVGLSVSSGVIEGRARVILKMEDADMEEGDILVTSFTDPSWTPLFVLIKGLVTEVGGLMTHGSVIAREYGLPAVVGVENATKLIKDGERIRVHGTEGYIEVL; encoded by the coding sequence ATGAATTCATATGTGCTTAGCTTTCAGGAAATTGACAAAACAATGCTTTCCATGATCGGGGGTAAAGGCGCAAACCTAGGGGAACTATCAAAGGCTCTGGGAATCCTAGTACCGGATGGTTTTTGTGTTACCACAAAGGCCTATAAAAAGATAACTGGAAATAATCAGGAACTTAACGGTTTATTAGCTGAATTATCACATCTTAGAGTGGAAGATAGGGAAAAAGTTTGTGAAGTTAGCAAGAAGATTCGAATGGTCATCGAAAGAATTTTTATTTCTAAGGATATAGCAGAAGAAATAGAAATTTTTCTTACAAAGTTTGGTGAAAAAGATGCCTATGCTGTGCGATCCAGCGCAACTGCAGAGGATTTACCAACAGCCTCATTTGCTGGCCAGCAGGATACGTATTTGAACATTATCGGAAGAGAGGCAATCCTAAAGCATATCAGTAAGTGCTGGGCATCCCTATTTACAGAGAGGGCAGTAACTTACCGCATTCAAAACGGATTCGATCACCGCAAAGTACAACTGTCTGTGGTTGTTCAGAAGATGGTTTTTCCAGATGTGTCAGGAATTTTATTTACTGCTGATCCCGTCACTTCTAATAGGAAAGTGCTATCCATTGATGCCAGCTTCGGACTTGGTGAGGCTTTGGTCTCCGGACTGGTGAATGCTGATAATTATGAAGTACGTAACGGCAAGATAATCAATAAGAAAATATCCGCCAAGAAGCTAGCTATTTATGCCTTAAAGAAAGGCGGTACGAAAACACAAGAGATTGAGGTTGAAATGCAGAATATGCAAGCGCTGACGGATGAACAGATTTTGAGCCTCACGCACATGGGCAGAAAGATCGAAGAACATTTCGGCACTCCACAGGACATCGAATGGTGTTTGGCTCATGATACATTTTATATTGTCCAAAGTCGCCCAATTACTACTTTATACCCAATTATTGAAACGAATGATGAAGAAGATCACGTTTATTTATCTGTTGGTCATCAACAAATGATGACCGATCCCTTGAAACCATTGGGAATGTCTGTATTCCAGTTAACATCTTTTGGGCCTAGGGTTAAAGCTGGTGGAAGGTTATTTATTGATGTCACACATATGCTAGCATCATCTGACAGCAGAGAAGCTTTATTAAATAACATGGGACAACACGATCCACTTATGAAAGATGCACTTATGGCCATAATAAATCGAGGTTTCATAAAATTATTACCAAGTGATAAACAAGAACAGAAGGATCGTAAAAACAATAAAAATGTATCGCCTGCAGATACTCAAGTACAAATCGAAAATGACCAAACAATCGTTTCTGATTTGATTAAGAAGAGTCAAACGTCTATAGAAGAATTAAAACAAAAAATCCAAACAAAGTCAGGATTAGATTTATTTGATTTTATTCTAGAAGATATCCAAGAGTTGAAGAAGATTTTATTTGACCCCCAAAGTACAGCTGTATTTATGGCTGCAATAAATGCTTCAGCATGGATTAATGAAAAAATGAACGAGTGGTTAGGTGAAAAAAACGCAGCAGACATACTGTCTCAATCTGTATCAAACAATATTACTTCGGAAATGGGGCTAGAGCTACTTAATGTTGCAGATGTGATTCGTCCTTATCCTGAAGTAATTGATTATTTACAAAATGCAAAAGATGATAACTTTTTGGAGAACATAGTTAAGTTTGATGGTGGACAGGAAATCAAGGATGCTATATGTAGTTATCTTAATAAATATGGAATGCGATGCAGCGGAGAAATTGATATTACTAAAACTCGTTGGAGTGAAAAACCAGCTATACTTGTTCCTATGATTCTAAGTAACATAAAAAACTTTAAGCCTAATGCTGGTAATCGAAAATTTGAACAAGGGAAGCAGGAAGCTTTGAAGAAAGAACAAGAGTTATTAGAAAGATTGAAGCAGTTACCCGATGGCGAACAAAAGGCCAAAGAGACAAAACGGATGATTGATATAATTCGAAATTTTATCGGTTACCGTGAATATCCAAAATACGGCATGGTTAGTCGCTACTTTGTTTATAAGCAAGCTTTAATGGAAGAAGCTAAGCAACTGGTAAAATTAGGAGTTATTCATGACGAAGAAGATATATACTACCTCACTTTTGAAGAACTTCATGAAGTAGTACGCACAAAAAAATTGGATTACCAGATTATAAGCAAAGATAAAGAGGAGCATAAATTATATGAAAAACTAACTCCACCACGTGTTATTACGTCTGATGGTGAAGCACTATCAGGTGAGTACAAACGAGAAGATATCCCAGCAGGAGCCATGGTAGGTCTATCTGTTTCTTCTGGAGTTATAGAGGGAAGAGCACGTGTCATCTTAAAAATGGAAGATGCTGATATGGAAGAGGGAGATATATTAGTCACCTCTTTTACTGATCCTAGCTGGACACCATTGTTTGTATTAATAAAAGGCCTAGTCACCGAAGTTGGTGGACTTATGACTCATGGATCAGTTATCGCACGAGAATATGGATTACCAGCCGTTGTCGGAGTAGAAAATGCTACTAAACTAATAAAAGATGGAGAGCGAATTCGCGTACATGGAACAGAAGGGTATATAGAAGTCCTATAA
- a CDS encoding methyl-accepting chemotaxis protein, which translates to MEKKEKKGSIKFKILSVPLILVFLAISAIAIVSIIISQNSLMKQMETDSMNYANQIKSQVEINNKAMESINQSISDRIRTTGSFILNNSDKVNNEYLTTLAKQFEIDEINYVDPKGTIIYSNIPASIGSTFDSSHISYPVLSGKQDFLVENIRKSRETNDYYKYGYVGQSGIGMVQIGIISNKVQSLSESVDIQNLFEKLIEDKSTVYAVFIDTNLIETADGDSSEIGKKVDDIGSKTAAVEGKPYSSTYMYNGVEVYDVLVPIYNGDELLGAIDIGLSMETVRDNITKMLMFIVIIAMIAFIIITIILFNISKGITQPLKKLVLASKEIANGDLTQNIKINSNDEIGILYDSFDTMVKHLEGSIKTIKEGSLEVSSMSASLSSNAKQMTLTTDEVTNAIQDVAQGAGEQANDLVNISNNVLQLADELDNIYDKINGVKDSSSLTEEKAIIGRKQIAILLKSIEEVKISFKEQADKINNLNSSVSKVGNITNVINDISEQTNLLALNAAIEAARAGEAGKGFAVVSEEVRKLAEQSRNATGEIQKLVESISSETKGVLDNSNNVSNLVDKQSVTVESAMSAFNDMLNALSNIGPFVDETYKSLETTIKSKDLIVTNVDNVTAVSEQTSASSQEIAASSEEMLASSEEVSKFAMDLENVAIKLNEETNKFKI; encoded by the coding sequence ATGGAGAAAAAAGAAAAGAAAGGTTCAATAAAATTTAAAATTCTATCAGTTCCGTTAATTCTTGTATTTTTGGCTATATCAGCTATTGCAATTGTTTCTATAATAATTAGCCAAAACAGTTTAATGAAACAAATGGAAACAGATAGTATGAATTACGCAAATCAAATTAAATCTCAAGTGGAAATTAACAATAAAGCTATGGAATCAATAAATCAATCTATTTCGGATAGAATTAGAACTACAGGTTCATTTATTTTAAATAATTCTGATAAAGTTAATAATGAATATTTAACTACACTCGCAAAGCAATTTGAAATAGATGAAATAAATTATGTTGATCCAAAAGGCACAATTATTTATTCTAATATACCAGCAAGTATAGGATCAACTTTTGATAGTAGTCATATATCTTATCCTGTATTAAGTGGTAAGCAGGATTTCTTAGTTGAGAATATTAGAAAAAGTAGAGAAACAAATGATTATTACAAATATGGTTATGTAGGACAAAGTGGAATAGGAATGGTTCAAATAGGAATAATCTCAAACAAGGTTCAAAGCTTAAGTGAATCAGTGGATATTCAAAATTTATTTGAAAAATTAATTGAAGATAAAAGCACTGTATATGCCGTATTTATTGATACAAATTTAATTGAGACAGCTGATGGCGATAGTAGTGAAATAGGTAAAAAAGTTGATGATATTGGAAGTAAAACTGCGGCAGTAGAGGGCAAACCTTATTCATCAACATATATGTATAATGGAGTTGAAGTATATGATGTATTAGTTCCTATTTATAATGGAGATGAGTTATTAGGTGCTATAGACATAGGCCTTTCCATGGAAACAGTTAGGGATAATATTACTAAAATGCTTATGTTTATAGTTATTATTGCTATGATAGCTTTTATAATAATAACAATCATATTATTCAATATTTCAAAAGGAATAACACAGCCATTGAAAAAATTGGTACTTGCATCTAAAGAAATAGCAAATGGTGATTTAACTCAAAATATTAAAATTAATAGTAATGATGAAATTGGAATATTATATGATAGTTTTGATACTATGGTAAAGCACTTAGAAGGTAGTATTAAAACTATAAAAGAGGGTTCTTTAGAAGTAAGCAGTATGTCAGCAAGCTTAAGTTCCAATGCAAAACAAATGACTTTAACTACAGATGAAGTTACAAATGCTATACAGGATGTAGCTCAAGGTGCTGGAGAGCAAGCTAATGATTTGGTTAATATATCTAATAATGTTTTACAGTTAGCCGATGAATTGGACAACATATACGATAAAATTAATGGTGTAAAAGATAGTTCTTCATTAACAGAAGAAAAGGCTATAATAGGAAGAAAACAAATAGCTATTTTACTAAAATCAATAGAGGAAGTAAAAATTTCATTTAAGGAACAAGCAGATAAAATTAATAATCTTAATTCTAGTGTGTCAAAGGTAGGTAATATTACAAATGTTATTAATGACATTTCAGAACAAACTAATCTTTTAGCTTTGAATGCCGCTATAGAGGCAGCAAGAGCAGGAGAAGCTGGAAAAGGTTTTGCAGTAGTATCTGAGGAAGTAAGAAAATTAGCAGAACAATCAAGAAATGCTACAGGAGAAATACAAAAGTTAGTAGAATCAATAAGTAGTGAAACTAAGGGAGTGTTAGATAATTCTAACAATGTAAGCAATTTAGTTGATAAACAATCAGTTACAGTTGAAAGTGCAATGTCTGCTTTTAATGATATGTTAAATGCCCTATCTAATATAGGACCTTTCGTAGATGAAACATATAAATCATTAGAAACTACTATTAAATCAAAGGATTTAATAGTTACTAATGTAGATAATGTAACTGCAGTATCTGAACAGACTTCTGCATCATCACAAGAAATAGCGGCATCTTCAGAAGAAATGCTAGCAAGTTCAGAAGAAGTATCAAAATTTGCAATGGATTTAGAGAACGTTGCTATAAAGTTGAATGAAGAGACAAATAAGTTTAAAATTTAA
- a CDS encoding PAS domain-containing sensor histidine kinase has protein sequence MKGILEDTIEKSFLYSKNNIVIEVDIDFIALTGFTNNELIGKTLTEISNMLRIDSQVYIENIEEEYSGYIFTKEYEPKEVNIYYENLNCENEKIYFFKENVDSRIKEHFDIFKQLYADGKTGFSIISTNDLILLKANENYLNYLNESYNKINDSIGKKLKELIIPYESSKIEEMWNSVITTGKPYYVEEFQHDFHKRGVTYWSLSIVPIFIEGKLKYIISTALDVTKRVLSRKLLKEEFKIIKEEKEYLESVVENITDGSFISNKDGEIIKVNSKLRNKYPHDTINCLKSIQKMRKYFDTSGNEITHENDPIIRALNGEKIKGEIIIIKSKYTEHVIQFTAIPIWDAKGNITMAAVFFNYITDSFNKEKIIKEQNDKLEIIVENMNDVLIIFDKDGNIEKINKAAKLYDFYSPEIIKMNDFYKKTKIYDTSGTLISDRNSIVKRIVEGEKISNYQCTALTNNCITYIEINGNAIYDNKGNFIAGILLIHNMSDRIQSEEALLLNTQYNLLNNILVNLNVGFVRYSYPDLKVIDMNNKAYSQIMQMQSNLKLESLSSLKGQDYSYIFFDDKEDKWNEMIQNLQDKKDKKDNTFSRYVNYTYNGEKIFLKIMYQPLFGVNNKICEIIAISIDITEEVKAKNNMEKTLKLQDEIFANISHELKTPLNVIFSTTQLMEFYSKSDLIQGNNKKVLKGVKIIKQNCYRFIKLINNITDISKIESGFLELNLSNENIVDITEEIVQSIADYIKAKELNIIFDTNIEEKIIACDPNKIERIMLNLISNAIKFTDANGIICVNLLDKGDTVEISVKDTGIGMDKKHLDSIFKRFHQVDKSLSRNAEGSGIGLYLVKLLVELHGGKISVESKSGEGSIFKVELPSRIIETHKVIEENKSIDSKIDVINIEFSDIYSI, from the coding sequence ATGAAAGGTATTTTAGAAGATACTATAGAAAAATCATTCTTGTATAGTAAAAATAATATTGTTATTGAAGTGGATATAGATTTTATTGCTCTTACGGGCTTTACTAATAACGAATTAATAGGAAAAACACTTACAGAAATAAGTAATATGTTAAGAATTGACTCTCAAGTTTATATTGAAAATATTGAAGAGGAATATAGTGGTTATATATTCACTAAGGAATATGAGCCAAAAGAGGTAAATATTTATTATGAAAATTTAAACTGTGAAAATGAAAAAATATATTTTTTCAAAGAGAACGTAGATTCAAGAATTAAAGAACATTTTGATATTTTTAAACAACTTTATGCAGACGGTAAAACTGGATTTTCAATTATTAGTACTAATGACTTAATTTTACTTAAAGCAAATGAAAATTATTTAAATTATCTTAATGAATCTTATAATAAAATTAATGATAGTATAGGTAAAAAACTCAAAGAATTAATAATTCCATATGAAAGTAGTAAGATAGAAGAAATGTGGAATTCTGTTATAACTACAGGTAAACCATATTATGTTGAGGAATTTCAACATGATTTTCATAAGAGGGGAGTTACTTACTGGAGTTTATCAATTGTACCAATATTTATAGAAGGAAAATTAAAATATATAATTAGTACTGCATTGGATGTAACAAAAAGAGTTTTAAGTAGAAAACTTTTAAAGGAAGAATTTAAAATTATTAAAGAGGAAAAAGAGTACTTAGAATCAGTAGTTGAAAATATAACTGATGGTTCTTTTATTTCAAATAAAGATGGAGAAATTATTAAAGTAAATTCTAAATTAAGAAATAAATATCCTCATGATACTATTAATTGTCTAAAAAGCATACAGAAGATGCGCAAATATTTTGATACATCAGGTAATGAAATTACTCATGAAAATGATCCTATAATACGTGCACTAAATGGAGAAAAAATAAAAGGTGAAATAATAATAATAAAATCAAAGTACACCGAACATGTTATTCAATTTACAGCTATTCCTATTTGGGATGCAAAAGGCAATATTACTATGGCAGCAGTATTTTTTAACTATATTACAGATTCATTTAATAAAGAAAAAATTATTAAAGAACAGAATGATAAATTAGAAATTATTGTAGAAAATATGAATGATGTTTTGATAATTTTTGATAAGGATGGAAATATCGAAAAAATTAATAAAGCAGCTAAACTTTATGATTTTTATTCACCAGAAATTATAAAAATGAATGACTTTTACAAGAAAACTAAAATATATGATACAAGTGGCACCTTGATATCAGATAGAAATTCAATTGTTAAAAGGATAGTAGAAGGTGAAAAAATATCAAACTATCAATGTACTGCTTTAACTAATAATTGTATTACTTATATTGAGATAAACGGTAACGCCATATATGATAATAAAGGTAATTTTATTGCAGGAATATTATTGATACATAATATGTCTGATAGGATACAAAGTGAGGAAGCATTATTATTAAATACTCAGTATAATTTATTAAATAATATTTTAGTAAATCTTAATGTAGGTTTTGTAAGATATTCATATCCAGATTTAAAAGTTATAGATATGAATAATAAGGCTTATAGTCAAATAATGCAAATGCAATCTAATCTCAAATTAGAATCATTATCATCTCTTAAAGGACAGGATTATTCATATATATTTTTTGATGATAAAGAAGATAAGTGGAATGAAATGATTCAAAATTTACAAGATAAAAAAGATAAAAAAGATAATACTTTTTCTCGTTATGTAAATTATACTTATAATGGAGAGAAAATATTTTTAAAGATTATGTATCAACCTTTATTTGGAGTAAATAATAAAATTTGTGAAATAATTGCTATTTCAATAGATATTACTGAAGAAGTGAAAGCAAAAAATAATATGGAAAAAACTTTAAAATTACAGGATGAAATATTTGCGAATATTTCACATGAACTTAAAACTCCTTTAAATGTAATTTTCAGCACAACTCAATTAATGGAATTTTATTCAAAAAGCGATTTGATACAAGGTAATAATAAAAAGGTTTTGAAAGGCGTTAAGATTATTAAACAAAATTGCTATAGGTTCATAAAGCTTATAAACAACATAACAGATATATCGAAAATAGAATCTGGATTTTTGGAATTAAACCTATCTAATGAAAATATAGTTGATATTACAGAAGAGATAGTTCAATCAATAGCAGATTACATTAAGGCGAAAGAATTAAATATTATTTTTGATACAAATATAGAAGAAAAGATTATAGCCTGTGATCCTAATAAGATCGAGAGGATTATGTTAAACCTTATTTCTAATGCAATTAAGTTTACAGATGCAAATGGCATTATATGTGTAAATTTACTTGATAAAGGTGATACTGTTGAAATATCAGTAAAGGATACTGGTATAGGAATGGACAAAAAACACCTAGATAGTATTTTCAAAAGATTTCATCAGGTTGATAAATCTCTTTCACGAAATGCAGAAGGAAGTGGGATTGGATTATATTTGGTAAAATTATTGGTTGAACTTCATGGTGGGAAAATAAGCGTAGAAAGCAAATCAGGTGAAGGAAGTATATTTAAAGTAGAGCTTCCCTCGAGGATTATAGAAACTCACAAAGTTATTGAAGAAAACAAATCTATAGATAGTAAAATTGATGTTATAAATATTGAATTTTCTGATATATATTCAATATAA
- a CDS encoding MFS transporter → MANKNRTLVLILFMLGIFMGAIDTGIVSPARTLIQNSFQINQSLGTWMITLYTLVYAISMPIVSKLGDKYGYKKAYVFGITTFGIGSLLCGISNFYGTFSFFLVARAIQAIGAGGIMPIANAVIGNSFPEEKRGTALGLVGMIYGVGNILGPTLGSSIISIFGSSRWGWIFFINVPISLVILLLSIKLENSKATVEKPMDFLGAIILGGVIASLMYGLTNLDFFDFINSIKTTSVYPYLIIFVILTPVLIFVENKAEDPVLNIKYFKDYQMLIILILAFIIGCGMMGMIFIPQFSENVLKLKAGTGGYLITLLALFSGVAAPISGKLIDKNGARFVLALGFAFTVIGTLFLGFITTKLLTFTSVFVGLALMGLGVGFTMGAPLNYLVLETVPKEESASGLATMSLIRSLGLAISPGIMIGFIVDSSKNLQPKLMEVLQSSFGSSMKNMQMNASGSNSEAFKSLQNADVTTIVDLLKKAFESVLPPNIQPMVIQAIDSVSDKIIDTFQTVINTGYKHMFMAAAIISAVGFIANLFLRNNTK, encoded by the coding sequence ATGGCTAATAAAAATAGAACTTTAGTTCTTATACTTTTTATGTTAGGAATTTTTATGGGAGCTATTGATACAGGTATTGTTTCACCCGCTAGAACACTGATTCAAAACAGTTTTCAAATTAATCAAAGTCTCGGAACCTGGATGATAACTTTGTATACTTTAGTATACGCAATATCCATGCCTATAGTAAGCAAATTAGGTGATAAATATGGTTACAAAAAAGCTTATGTATTTGGTATTACCACTTTTGGAATTGGTTCATTATTATGCGGTATTTCTAATTTTTATGGTACTTTCAGTTTTTTCCTAGTTGCTCGTGCTATTCAGGCAATTGGTGCAGGTGGAATAATGCCTATCGCCAATGCTGTAATCGGCAATAGCTTTCCAGAAGAAAAAAGAGGTACTGCTTTAGGATTAGTTGGTATGATTTATGGAGTTGGCAATATACTAGGACCTACTTTGGGAAGTAGTATCATTAGTATCTTTGGATCTAGCCGCTGGGGATGGATATTCTTTATTAATGTACCAATAAGCTTAGTTATATTATTATTAAGCATTAAATTAGAAAATTCAAAAGCTACTGTTGAAAAGCCTATGGATTTTTTAGGGGCAATTATACTGGGTGGAGTTATAGCAAGTCTTATGTATGGTTTAACAAATCTTGATTTCTTTGATTTTATAAACAGTATTAAGACAACTAGTGTTTATCCTTATCTAATTATATTTGTAATACTTACACCAGTACTAATTTTTGTAGAAAACAAGGCTGAAGACCCTGTGCTGAATATAAAATATTTTAAAGACTATCAAATGTTAATTATTTTAATTCTAGCATTCATAATAGGCTGCGGTATGATGGGAATGATATTTATTCCTCAATTTTCAGAAAACGTACTTAAGTTAAAGGCTGGAACTGGCGGATATCTTATAACACTACTAGCACTTTTCTCCGGTGTAGCAGCACCTATCAGTGGTAAACTTATTGATAAAAATGGAGCTCGTTTTGTTTTAGCTTTAGGTTTTGCTTTTACTGTAATTGGAACCTTATTCCTTGGATTTATTACTACTAAACTTCTTACATTTACAAGTGTATTTGTTGGTCTGGCATTAATGGGGCTTGGAGTTGGTTTCACTATGGGAGCACCATTAAATTATTTAGTATTAGAAACAGTTCCAAAGGAAGAAAGTGCTTCTGGTCTTGCTACCATGTCACTTATTCGTTCATTAGGTCTTGCTATATCTCCTGGTATAATGATTGGCTTTATTGTGGATTCATCCAAAAATTTACAACCAAAACTAATGGAAGTCCTTCAAAGCAGTTTTGGCTCCTCCATGAAAAATATGCAAATGAACGCTTCTGGTAGTAACAGTGAGGCTTTTAAATCATTGCAAAATGCAGATGTTACAACTATTGTAGATTTACTAAAAAAAGCATTTGAAAGTGTTTTACCCCCAAACATACAACCTATGGTTATTCAAGCAATTGATTCAGTTAGTGATAAAATTATAGACACCTTCCAAACTGTAATAAATACTGGATATAAACATATGTTTATGGCTGCCGCTATTATTTCAGCAGTAGGCTTTATAGCTAATTTATTTCTAAGAAATAATACAAAATGA
- a CDS encoding cysteine hydrolase: MEKQNNETLYYEFAPNHGASMLPDPSKTALLIVDMQNQFANSNYGDAIDAKEKGMWDKWEYFYNRLDNIVIPNNKKLLQFFRNNKLEVTYGRIACYHKDGRDRSLVQRRPGWNNVLLQIGEYGAEIIDKLKPLEDEIVVEKTTDSVLSGSNYERILRNMGIECVVCTGVVTDQCVASTVRSLADAGFEVILVEDSCSAATQELHDAEIMIMNHIYCTIMSTDETIKLLTNQIEKESQEI, encoded by the coding sequence ATGGAAAAACAAAATAATGAAACTTTATACTATGAATTTGCACCTAATCATGGAGCTTCAATGCTACCAGATCCAAGTAAAACTGCTTTATTAATTGTGGACATGCAAAATCAATTTGCAAACAGTAATTATGGCGATGCAATTGATGCGAAAGAAAAAGGTATGTGGGATAAATGGGAATATTTTTACAATCGTCTTGACAACATTGTTATTCCTAATAACAAGAAATTATTACAATTTTTCAGAAACAATAAATTAGAAGTCACTTATGGTAGAATAGCTTGTTATCATAAAGATGGTCGTGACAGATCTCTTGTTCAAAGAAGACCAGGTTGGAATAATGTACTTCTTCAAATTGGAGAGTATGGAGCTGAAATTATTGATAAACTAAAACCTTTAGAAGATGAAATTGTAGTTGAAAAAACAACAGATAGTGTACTTAGTGGATCTAACTATGAACGAATTCTTAGAAATATGGGAATTGAATGTGTAGTATGTACTGGTGTTGTTACTGACCAATGTGTTGCTTCAACTGTAAGAAGTTTAGCTGATGCAGGATTTGAAGTAATACTAGTAGAAGATTCTTGCTCGGCAGCAACACAAGAGTTACATGATGCAGAAATAATGATTATGAATCACATTTATTGCACTATAATGAGTACTGACGAAACAATAAAACTTCTTACAAATCAAATAGAAAAAGAATCACAAGAAATATAG